In Takifugu rubripes chromosome 18, fTakRub1.2, whole genome shotgun sequence, the DNA window tatgttgtgtgtgtgtgtgtgtgtgtgtgtgtgtgtgtgtgtgtgtgtgtgtgtgtgtgtgtgttattcatTGATGAGTAGAGGGTTAATGTAAATCCCGGTCTGCCTATGAGCCAGATTGTAAAGGGACACATTATTGAAAACATTCtagaaacaaaatgaaaacctGAAACTTGAAAATATTCAGCGAGTGTCAAAAGGACTGTCTTCtctaaaatcatgtttttcctgcttccaCAAACTGTATATATGTGTTCAAGAATGTTCTGTAAGGTCTCCTGCTGGTGGTAAACACCTGCTTACAGAGGTTGCAGTATGGTTAAAGGTCAGCAGTAGACCTGGGCCCACGTGGTGCCCCTGCTGGACCTGAGTCCACAGCAGACCAAGTCTGTCCTCATAGACTGGTTTTCAGGCTGATGTtggtgaagagaattgtctttattttattatcatgtgttgtaccatatgtttctgttttctgttagaagcactttagaagttaggaatggtagaatgtttagtaagtgtaataaaggtcagttgacccttccttgacacaATTGTTGTTTAGATGGTTgcaatcagcaggagacactcagacgggcagtgttaaacccccatcataagacgtgacagaatagtttactggtgttgatagttcctctgcaagaaggtgaactttgaactggccatttgttagacaacggagaacaaggactgtgtcagcatccaatgggacgggaagaagaagacgaggtcatccaagaagaaggattggattggactgaattagcatcaataatttacatatgtgtttctataaaagactgggtcaaagggatagttaggttgtcagacttcatgccctggcaatggactctgttattgtagggttatgaactggcccggagctctgtaatatttggatcttgaattggttctatttgctaaatacattttgaaattggcatttgttttcttgaagtcttcattcaaagaacacacggattagcagtgacacacgagaggtattgcaatccaacattGGTCTCCTTTGAGTGTAAGGACACaactgatcacatgatcagacCTTCAAGACCACCTGACAGGAATGAGGTCCCAGCTTCTTTAGTCTTTCAGCTAAATCTAAGCTAAGATGTCTCCAGTGAGGATCAAAGCCTTCCTTGTCCTGGATCAAAGGAAGGAAATCAGTATTGTTCTCAATAGAGCAGAACTAAAATTACATTCCAGAACAATTCTGTCTATGCCTAAGTGTTCCTGAAATATCATTGAGTGGAACTGTGGAAAAACGGGGAGGTAGGATTGGAGTCTGAAGGACAATGTGAAAGGAAACTTGACTTGTCTCCTTGCTACAAGAACTTAATACAAGATTCAAATCAaaccaatctttatttatagagcatctgttacaatcagaattgtttctaggtgctttccagaatcccagggcctgacccccaacaagcaacagtggcaaggaaaaactcccctttaacaggaagaaaccttgagcaggaccaggctcatgtagggggaccctcctgctgatggagggctgggtagagagagaggagaggagaggagaggagaggagaggagaggagaggagaggagaggagaggagaggagaggagaggagaggagaggagaggagaggagaggagaggagaggagaggagaagagagaataggtagagatcatagacatacattaataatacaagatTATTTTTAACCCTGAGCAAAACTCTATCATCTTGACTTGGACTACCAGATTGAATTTCCCCGATAAACAAAGCACTTTTCTTCAGTCAGCTGATCTTTCATAAACTCTGCTTTTCCAGATCAACATGCTAACGATCCCAGATCTGATCAAAGGCAAGCGTGACGGACGAGTCCTGAGTGATGAAGAGATCAGGACCTTCGTCCGGATGGTGACCAACAAGTCCATCCAGGAGGCTCAAATCGGTGCGAAGACTCTAAGAAAACCGTTTCCTGTACGACAACTTGAACTGATCACTGTGATCTTCTTCTGTGGTCAGGAGCCATGCTCATGGCCATCTGGCAGAAGGGAATGATTGACAGCGAGATCCAGACCCTGACCAgggagatgatgtcatcaggggAAGTGATGTCATGGCCAAAGAGCTGGGAGGGGCTGGTGGTTGACAAACACTCGACTGGAGGGGTCGGGGATAAGGTCagcctggtgctggtgccagcgctcgctgtgtgtgggtgtaaggtcagaacacacacacacacccacccacacacacacacacacacactgatgtctTGACAACTGTTGTGCGGTCTTTAGGTGCCAATGATCAGTGGTCGGGGCTTGGCTCATACGGGAGGAACTCTGGACAAAATGGAATCGATTCCAGGATTCAACATCAACCAATCTGCTTCTCAGGTGTCTCTGGTTACTTTAAACAACAAAATGATTTGTTCTGCGTGACTCTATATATGCCATTATCTCCTCTAGCACCACCTGTCATACAGATACCGAATTACACCAAAATGTGTGTAAAGTACTAGAATCGGAGCTATGATTTTTTATAAATATCGCAGTTTAAAGGACCCCAGAATGACCCCATGTTTTTGTCTGGGAGAGGCCTCGGAAAAGTTACGCAATTTCACCCCTGTTTAATGTCCCACAGCTTTGGCAGACTTTCACCTAAAAACTCCATAAATCACCATAACTCTCCCTCAGAACATCctacaaacataaaaatgacgTGCCtttgtacagtacatacaaGACTCTACTACCTCATATGTGTCAATGTCAGAACATCAAATTAATCAGCGCTTGGTAAAATGGTCTGCCCAGTTCTCCCATTAACGAGAGTTATGAATGTAACTGAGGTTCTCTGCATTCTGGATGATGCTTACTGGATGTTCCATCTCACACATCCGCAGGTTGAGTAATATTACCAACAAAGTCACCTGGGTCGCCCAGAAAAATGTGTGTATTCCAGTGTCAGCAGACGCTCTGTTCCTACTGGATCTTCTTGTGAACCGAGGGTCCGAGTGACAGAGGACTCAGTCGATTATGTAGAGTTGCACCCTGTAAAATCTGGTAAAGGTACATGAAGAGGCCCATGTAGCAGCTGCACGCATATCTTCAGAAACTCTTTTCAAAGCAGCCCATGACTTGATGCTCCTAGTGGGTAGTCAGTGCCTTTAGATACAGGAAGACCCTGTGGGCTGTAAGCATTCTCCATAATCTCAACCACCCAAGAAGAAAGGCTCTGCTTGGTCGGAGCAACTCCCCTCTTGGACTCACCACAAAGAGGTTGTCTGACCTACGAACCGAGGTGGCTGAAGTCAGCATGTCCATTGACAGAGTGTAAATCACTTAAACTTCCAGTACCTGAAGCTTTGCAGAAGCTAAAGAATGGTGTCTGTTTCAGACAGAAGGACGCTAGCAATGCCAAAGAGTCTACTCTAAGTGAACAGGCTTCTGCTCTTTAGCCGCTCTTTGTGTAATTGACTGTGAGACCAAGGTGAGTGATTAAGCAGAATGGCCGTGTCCCTGATAACCAGTTCTCGAGTTGGAGAAACCAATTGTTCATATGTGGTTGGTATTTCATACCCTTGCTTTGTAGCGGAGAGAGAACTGCTGTTATACACTGTGTAAATATCTGTAGGGTCAGTGACAGTCCAAACGGAAGGACCTTGAACTGTTATTCTCAAAATGGAGGAGCCACCTGTGCTGTGCTACAGGGACAAAAAAAATATCTTTCAAGTCTATTGATACGAAAAACACGCTATAGTCTGGAGAACATCTGTTACCTGTGGCATGTGAAAGGGGAGGACTTGTTTTCTCTTAAATCCTTAGATCTGGAATTGGGAGACAGCCAACTTCTTTCTTTGATCAATGAAATACATTGAGAAGAACCCCATCAGCTGTGCTTGAGGTTTCACTATCCTGATGCTGCCCCCTATAGCACCGGTGTGACCTAGCAGTTTTCTGACTCCACAGATTCTGGAGATCCTGAGTTCTGTGGGCTGCTGCATTGTGGGTCAGACTGAAAGTCTGGTTCCTGCAGATCGGGTCCTCTATGCTCTGCGAGATGCCACCAGTACTGTGGACAGCCTGCCACTGATTGCTGGTACTGAAATGGTTCTCATCATACCAGCTCCCCAGTTCTGAGTGAATTTAAAGGGCTTGTTTTTTTCAGGTTCTATTATCTCAAAGAAAGGTGCTGAGTCACTCTCTGCTCTCGTGCTGGACGTCAAGTTTGGACAAGCTGCTCTGTATAAAGACCTGAAGGGTGCTAAAGAGTTAGCTCATCTGCTGGTATGTACATTGAGAAAAGTGTTGTCAAGTTGTGAGTAGTCATTAAGAAAAATTTGGATTAGCTCCATTAAACACAGTAAATATAAACACTTGACCTCTGACACAACCAGGGTCATTTTATGCCATCTGAGTATCCATGGCAACCAAGAAGCATCAAAACGTCGTAAAAAGGGTTCAGTCTGCATGTTTTTGGCTGAGGAGGACAAATGTGGATGATGTTGCAGGTGAAAGTCGGAAATGGTCTGGGGATACGAACGGGGGCGGTACTCAGCAGTATGAACAGTATGATTGGTCGATGTGTTGGAAACAGTCTGGAGGCGATGGAGTCTCTAGAGACGCTAAAGGGCCGAGGACCTGACGACCTGATGGAGCTGGTCAACACTCTGGGTAACAACATTAACCACATCCCTGAGGTAGTCAgcaaaggctttaaaaaaaaaatcaaatgcatTTGAGGGGATGTCAACTGTTTAACCTCTTCCAATATCTAATTATTTACATGTATAGTTTTAATAAGGTGATTTACAGCAGAGGTTTAAAAATACAGGTTTTTAAATATGTAAATTGTTAATTTTTACTGAATGAATTGAACACATGAGCCAGcttcaatttttttatttaaatgaattattttttgttgtGGCTGTAGGTGGAGTCCTGCTACTGATGACTGGGTTGGTTCCTGACCTGTCAGAGGGCAGGAAGCAGATTCATGAGGCGGTGACAGGTGGAGCTGCCCTGTCCAGGTTCCAGGCTATGCTGGAAGCTCAGGGCGTGGCCAGAGAGGCGGCCATGCAGCTTTGCTCCGCCCACACTGATTACTTCAAGGTCCTGAGGAAATCTGAGcatcagctggagctgcagtctggaGCAGATGGTAAAAAGCTCGACCCtctaatgaatgaatgatcCATCTGTTTTATCCACGTTTTGATGCTGTGGACGAACAAATCCAGACATTTTAATCCTGAAGTTTCTGTGCGACTTCAAAGTGAGTTTCTCAGAGTCCTGATCCTGACCATTGCTCTATGACGGGTTTTGTGACCAATGTTGACTTCAAACTCAGATCTTTTATTGTGCAGGTTCAGGAAGTTCAGAGAAAGCTCAGAAGCCGATCAATGATTGACCAAACAATCAATAACCTTTGCTTCCTCCCACAGGAACGGTTCTGGACATCAACGGTTTAGTTATAGCTGAGGTTCTTCATAACCTGGGGGCAGGCCGAACGAAGGCTGGACAAGCTATCAATCACAGCGTGGGGGCAGAGTTGCTGGTGTCTGTCGGCCAGCGGGTGgctaaaggtcagaggtcatatcCAACTTTAACACAATGCATTTAGGACTGTGTTGAGACCCCCGCGTTCCTGTTTTCAGGCGATTCTTGGTTGAGGCTCCATCATGAGGACGCAGCCCTGCCCCCAGACCTAATCAGCCGATTACAGAATGCAGTGATGCTTGGAAACGCTGACACAGGTGTACGGCCCAAATTGATTGAAGAACTTCTGCTACCTCGTTCTTAATACTGAATTATTAAAATGAGTTTAATAAAGATTAGTAGCATAAAAATGTACCCACAGTCTCATTATttcaaatctttatttatatataaaacaaAATCACCATCAAAAAAATCGAGTGAAGGTTTCTTATCCCAAAGCAGCCACGCCATCGtgtgttaccatggagacacaAGGAGGATGTGGTCAGTGGACAACAGAGTTGAGCGGTTCTGCTCTGATGTTTCCTAAATCCAGGGTGGAGTCCGTTTCCTCATCGATTTCCCCGATCACTGCCCTGAAGATCAATCATTTAATCAGTCGACAAAAATGAGTTTCTAAAAATGCACCTAAATAAATGTCGCCACGATCGCTGGTCAAGCAAAGCTCTGAAAACTGTCTGAGGGTGAAAGGTCATGGGTCACTCACACGTTGTCTCCTCTGACGATGTACAGTCCCAGAACCACCTGCTCCACCCCCTGACTGGAGCTAAACACCCGCTCGTGACTCTCATCCAGGATCAGGTTGATGGTCTGATCGAAGCCTTTCAGGGTGCCCTGAACACATAGTTGTAACCTTAGTCACTATTTACAGTTGTACAAATAAAACGTCTCCCTGTGGCCTTAATCAACCAtcttcataaaaataaaaaataaacaaaacctcAGATTTTTGGACAATGTACCTGAAATCCGAAAgtcttttgtattttacatttttgtagGGTTTTTCATCCAGATACGGAAAAGAGCATGCTGGCAGTATTAACATGTACATGTGAACTCACCACTATCATTCTGCCGTCTGAGGTGACGATGGCCACAGTACCTGAGTCACATGGTCAAGGTAAATACAACCGGGACAAAAGCAGGATTATATTTTACAGCTTTTACTATGTAGTGTTGCATGCACGCCTTAATATCAAAACAAACACCTCTCGGGGCTCCAAAGCTAAGCTACTTAGCGTGTTGTCATTCATTCAGTTAGCACGTTAGCTCGGCGCATGTAGCAGGATACGGTTAATATAGCTCTCCAGGGCGGTAGACATGGCTGCTGCCGGGCTTGGAGGCTCCTTTTACGTTAGAGAAGTCGATAAATGTTCCCGTTTCTTATAGGAAGACGAAGAGATGCAGAAACAACCGCTAACGGCAACAGCAACCCGGGGGACAGACAGAAGTAATCCAGCACAGAGTCAGCGAACAGGCAGCGCGCCCGAAACAAACGTCACATCCGGCTAACGGCAACAGCAACTCGGGGGACAGACAGAAGCAATCCAACACAGAGTCAGCGAACAGGCAGAGCGCCCGGAATAAACGTCACATCCGGTTCAGGTTTAAGATATTTATCGTTTTCTAAACGATGTTACCAAGAACTGAGCATCGTTAATAATACAAATGAATCCCAAATTTGAGACATAAGTGTAGACCAGTTTAAGGCCCACATTGAagttttttatatttatgtttGGGTCTATCAGATATGGTTCTGAAAAGGTTCCTTCAACTAAAGGCAACTTGTGCAAAGGTAGCTGGGTTAGACTCTAGccatgatagatggatggataatgaaACCAAGGAGCCAATTCCTCCAGCGGGTCTTCCTCTTTATTGTTGTTCAGTAGTCTTCCATacaaagggggtgggggtgggggtgggagcagTTGAGCCCAACAGGACAAACACCAGGAACATCATCATGCTACCAAAGTATTAAATTTGTACAAAAATACTTTACAACATCCCTGTTCCTTTAAAGAAAAATACCGTTTGGTTGGTGAAGCTACATGGAAACTAATCTGACCCACTGTTTCAAATGGCAGTgcgatgcgtgtgtgtgcatgtgcgtgttgtgtgtgttttttgtgtatGTGGAAGTCTTGCTGAGGTGAATCACTAGCGTGCAAATCCCTGCAGTgctacacactcacacacatgcacacaaacgctaaaacacacacacacacagactccatCTTTTTGCACAATCCTGTGTGTATGGCTTTAGATCTCACTCTTCAAACCCTCCTGAAGCCAGACCCCCACAGCCCTGTGGCTCTTCCTCATTGGTAGAACTGAGCTAGATTAGCATTACCAGCCGTATTAGCCATGATACGAATAATCCCGTGTGGTAAATGTCACTGAACCATACGCAGCTACACGCTAAAACAGTAGAAACGTCATGTTTGCTGTCACTGTGACAGAATTTAAAGGCTCCTCACAGTGGTGTGGAATACATGGCTAACAGCAATATCAACAGCCATTTAATCCCGTTGGTGGGTCTCAGGTATGCGTTAGCATGGGCTACATGTAAAGGAACAATATGCTATTTCTCAGAGACATACTATGTACCACAATGACACCGTTATTGTTTACATTATTTATCATCAGCCTCTACTTTTGCGCCCTGGAAATCATGGA includes these proteins:
- the tymp gene encoding thymidine phosphorylase; this encodes MLTIPDLIKGKRDGRVLSDEEIRTFVRMVTNKSIQEAQIGAMLMAIWQKGMIDSEIQTLTREMMSSGEVMSWPKSWEGLVVDKHSTGGVGDKVSLVLVPALAVCGCKVPMISGRGLAHTGGTLDKMESIPGFNINQSASQILEILSSVGCCIVGQTESLVPADRVLYALRDATSTVDSLPLIAGSIISKKGAESLSALVLDVKFGQAALYKDLKGAKELAHLLVKVGNGLGIRTGAVLSSMNSMIGRCVGNSLEAMESLETLKGRGPDDLMELVNTLGGVLLLMTGLVPDLSEGRKQIHEAVTGGAALSRFQAMLEAQGVAREAAMQLCSAHTDYFKVLRKSEHQLELQSGADGTVLDINGLVIAEVLHNLGAGRTKAGQAINHSVGAELLVSVGQRVAKGDSWLRLHHEDAALPPDLISRLQNAVMLGNADTGVRPKLIEELLLPRS
- the lsm8 gene encoding LSM8 homolog, U6 small nuclear RNA associated, whose product is MSTALESYINRTVAIVTSDGRMIVGTLKGFDQTINLILDESHERVFSSSQGVEQVVLGLYIVRGDNVAVIGEIDEETDSTLDLGNIRAEPLNSVVH